From the Elusimicrobiota bacterium genome, one window contains:
- a CDS encoding aminopeptidase, with amino-acid sequence MLKKTPKKTLTYTRANGYEKLSAAESKKLDAVCAEYRGFLGKAKTERKAHDEAVEMLEAAGFQDLDGLIREGAALKAGDKIFRSCAGKTLLAAVLGKRSLEQGLHIVGGHTDSPRLDVKQNPLYESGEMALLDTHYYGGIRKYQWVAMPLALHGVFVKPDGKKVSITIGEEPGDPVFCITDLLPHLAADHGKKTLSESHDGENLDVLVGSIPSKDKKAKEKIKQRVLELLNERYGVTEEDFLSAELEFVPAGQPREAGIDRSLIIGYGQDDRVCAFTALKAILDVPGTPEHTSCVLLCDKEEIGSYGATGMYSNFFENTVSEMLALCGGTYSELVLKRALENSWMLSADVNALFDPLFAGVSEKKNAALLNQGTCLTKYTGSRGKSGASDASAEFIAQIRRIFDRAGVVWQAAELGKVDQGGGGTIAYLMARYGMLVVDCGVALLSMHAPWEVSGKFDIYMTYKGFLAFLKDGRQNR; translated from the coding sequence ATGCTCAAAAAGACCCCGAAGAAGACCCTGACCTACACCCGCGCCAACGGCTATGAGAAGCTGTCCGCCGCCGAGTCCAAGAAGCTCGATGCCGTCTGCGCCGAATACCGCGGCTTCCTCGGCAAGGCCAAGACCGAGCGCAAGGCCCACGACGAAGCCGTCGAGATGCTGGAGGCCGCGGGCTTCCAGGACCTCGACGGGCTCATCCGGGAGGGCGCCGCACTCAAAGCGGGCGACAAGATCTTCCGCAGCTGCGCGGGCAAGACCCTTCTGGCCGCAGTCCTGGGCAAGCGGAGCCTGGAGCAGGGCCTGCACATCGTGGGCGGCCACACGGACAGCCCGCGGCTCGACGTCAAGCAGAACCCCCTCTACGAGAGCGGCGAGATGGCCCTGCTCGACACCCACTACTACGGCGGCATCCGCAAGTACCAATGGGTGGCCATGCCCTTGGCCCTGCACGGCGTCTTCGTCAAGCCCGACGGCAAGAAGGTCTCCATCACCATCGGCGAGGAGCCCGGCGACCCGGTCTTCTGCATCACCGACCTCCTGCCCCACCTGGCCGCGGACCACGGCAAGAAGACCCTCTCCGAGAGCCACGACGGCGAGAACCTGGACGTGCTCGTCGGCTCGATCCCCAGCAAGGACAAGAAAGCCAAGGAGAAGATCAAGCAGCGCGTCCTGGAGCTCCTCAACGAACGCTACGGCGTCACCGAGGAGGATTTCCTCTCCGCGGAGCTCGAGTTCGTGCCCGCCGGGCAGCCCCGCGAGGCCGGCATCGACCGCTCGCTGATCATCGGCTACGGCCAGGACGACCGCGTCTGCGCCTTCACCGCGCTCAAGGCCATCCTGGACGTCCCCGGCACCCCCGAGCACACCTCCTGCGTGCTGCTCTGCGACAAGGAGGAGATCGGCTCCTACGGCGCCACGGGGATGTACTCGAACTTCTTCGAGAACACGGTCAGCGAGATGCTGGCCCTCTGCGGAGGGACCTACAGCGAACTGGTCCTCAAGCGCGCCCTGGAGAACTCCTGGATGCTCTCCGCGGACGTCAACGCCCTCTTCGACCCGCTCTTCGCCGGGGTCTCGGAGAAGAAGAACGCGGCGCTGCTCAACCAGGGCACCTGCCTGACCAAGTACACCGGGTCCCGGGGCAAGTCCGGGGCCAGCGACGCCTCGGCCGAGTTCATCGCCCAGATCCGGCGCATCTTCGACCGCGCCGGCGTGGTCTGGCAGGCCGCGGAGCTGGGCAAGGTGGACCAGGGCGGCGGCGGCACCATCGCCTACCTCATGGCCCGCTACGGCATGCTCGTGGTCGACTGCGGCGTGGCGCTGCTCTCCATGCACGCGCCCTGGGAGGTGTCGGGCAAGTTCGACATCTACATGACCTACAAGGGCTTTTTGGCCTTCCTCAAGGACGGCCGCCAGAACAGATAG
- a CDS encoding asparaginase domain-containing protein — MSIRIIVTGGTFDKEYNELRGSLFFRKSHVAEMLRLGRCRLAVKVRTLLMIDSLCMTPAQRRRILQACLSSPERHIVVTHGTDTMVETAKVLGPRIGDKTVVLTGAMVPYKFGSSDGLFNLGSALSFAQSLPPGVYVAMNGRYFLWNNVRKNRRRGEFEPVGRS, encoded by the coding sequence ATGTCCATCCGCATCATCGTCACGGGCGGCACCTTCGACAAGGAGTACAACGAGCTCCGGGGCTCGCTGTTCTTCCGCAAGAGCCACGTCGCCGAGATGCTGCGCCTGGGCCGCTGCCGGCTCGCGGTCAAGGTCCGGACCTTGCTGATGATCGACAGCCTCTGCATGACCCCGGCCCAACGGCGGCGCATCCTCCAGGCCTGCCTGAGCTCCCCGGAGAGGCACATCGTGGTCACCCACGGCACCGACACCATGGTGGAGACCGCCAAGGTCCTGGGCCCGCGCATCGGCGACAAGACCGTGGTCTTGACCGGAGCCATGGTCCCCTACAAGTTCGGCAGCTCCGACGGCCTGTTCAACCTGGGCAGCGCCCTGTCCTTCGCCCAGAGCCTGCCGCCCGGCGTGTACGTGGCCATGAACGGCCGCTACTTCCTGTGGAACAACGTGCGCAAGAACCGCCGCCGGGGCGAGTTCGAGCCGGTGGGCCGTTCATGA